A stretch of Bordetella genomosp. 13 DNA encodes these proteins:
- the lolA gene encoding outer membrane lipoprotein chaperone LolA: MTKKTMQRLAAMVVLGLCPLMALAAGAQEQLKAFVANVQGATGSFTQATSGAQGGQAQKTQSGNFAFQRPGKFNWMVQKPYEQRIVSDGKQVFQYDPDLAQVTVRQVDQAIGTSPAAILFGSGDLEQAFDVSPLPARDGLEWLRAKPRGGDAGFSQVDIGMKDNQPARIELLDAFGQTTRVTLSNIRPNPSLPASEFQFTPPAGTDVVKM; this comes from the coding sequence ATGACGAAGAAGACGATGCAACGATTGGCCGCCATGGTAGTGCTGGGCCTGTGCCCCCTGATGGCGCTGGCCGCCGGCGCGCAAGAGCAGCTGAAGGCTTTCGTGGCGAACGTGCAGGGCGCCACCGGCTCGTTCACGCAGGCCACGTCGGGCGCGCAGGGCGGCCAGGCGCAGAAGACGCAAAGCGGCAATTTCGCGTTCCAGCGGCCCGGCAAGTTCAATTGGATGGTGCAAAAACCCTACGAGCAGCGCATCGTCTCCGACGGCAAGCAGGTGTTCCAGTACGACCCCGACCTGGCCCAGGTCACCGTGCGGCAGGTCGACCAGGCCATCGGCACCTCGCCCGCCGCCATCCTGTTCGGGTCGGGCGACCTCGAGCAGGCCTTCGACGTCTCGCCCCTGCCGGCGCGCGACGGCCTGGAATGGCTGCGCGCCAAGCCGCGCGGCGGCGACGCGGGCTTCTCGCAGGTGGACATCGGCATGAAGGACAACCAGCCCGCGCGCATCGAGCTGCTGGACGCCTTCGGCCAGACCACGCGCGTCACGCTGTCCAACATCCGGCCCAACCCCTCGCTGCCGGCCTCCGAGTTCCAGTTCACGCCGCCCGCGGGCACGGACGTGGTGAAGATGTAG
- a CDS encoding DNA translocase FtsK yields MPRISTASPRASRNTRNGPSPLQTRISALLREARWILFAALAAWLTLVLATWHPSDPGWSHSVASGSIRNGGGTLGAYLGDILLYLFGYSAWWWVILLLHRVRAGYRRLATQLRGPGKDDPLPRVHWEEGVGFALLLVGSLGVEALRLYSWGMHLPGGTDGQSGAGGVIGQMLAGWLSRGVGFTGGTLVLLVLVAIGLSLFFSFSWLHLAERIGSSIEGALRRVRESYTAREDRRVGEVAQAVRTEQVVAKQEKLVHEQPVRIEPAITVVPRSDRAEKEKQQSLFAPPAGETDLPALGLLDPPQGNQETVSAETIEFTSRLIEKKLADFGVSVVVVSAQAGPVITRYEIEPATGVKGSQIVNLAKDLARALSLVSIRVVETIPGKNLMGLELPNPRRQMVKLSEILGSQTYHASQSVLTMALGKDIAGNPVVADLAKMPHLLVAGTTGSGKSVGINAMILSLLYKADAAHTRLILIDPKMLEMSVYEGIPHLLAPVVTDMRQAANALNWCVGEMEKRYRLMSKMGVRNLAGYNAKIRDAIKREEPIPNPFSLTPDQPEPLAEMPMIVVVIDELADLMMVVGKKIEELIARLAQKARAAGIHLILATQRPSVDVITGLIKANIPTRIAFQVSSKIDSRTILDQMGAETLLGQGDMLYMPPGTGLPVRVHGAFVHDDEVHRVVESLKAQGEPNYIEGLLEGGAEGDGGEGASSVTGIGGDAESDPMYDQACEVVLKHRRASISLVQRHLRIGYNRAARLLEQMEQSGMVSAMQSNGNREILVPAREGEEA; encoded by the coding sequence ATGCCGCGTATTTCCACTGCCTCTCCGCGCGCTTCGCGCAACACCCGCAACGGCCCCTCCCCCCTGCAGACGCGCATTTCCGCCCTGCTGCGCGAGGCCCGCTGGATCCTGTTCGCCGCGCTAGCCGCCTGGCTGACCCTGGTGTTGGCCACCTGGCACCCATCCGACCCCGGTTGGTCGCATTCGGTCGCATCGGGCTCCATCCGCAACGGCGGCGGCACCCTGGGCGCCTATCTGGGCGACATCCTGCTTTATCTGTTCGGTTATTCGGCGTGGTGGTGGGTCATTCTGCTGCTGCACCGGGTGCGTGCGGGCTACCGGCGCCTGGCCACCCAGCTGCGCGGTCCAGGCAAGGACGACCCTCTGCCTCGCGTGCACTGGGAAGAAGGCGTGGGCTTCGCGCTGTTGCTGGTAGGCTCGCTGGGCGTCGAGGCCCTGCGCCTGTACAGCTGGGGCATGCACCTGCCCGGCGGCACCGACGGACAAAGCGGCGCGGGCGGCGTCATCGGCCAGATGCTCGCCGGCTGGCTGTCGCGCGGCGTGGGATTCACCGGCGGCACGCTGGTCCTGCTGGTGCTGGTCGCCATCGGCCTCAGCCTGTTCTTTTCCTTTTCGTGGCTGCACCTGGCCGAGCGCATCGGTTCCAGCATCGAGGGTGCGCTGCGCCGAGTGCGCGAGTCCTACACCGCTCGCGAAGACCGCCGCGTGGGCGAGGTCGCCCAGGCCGTGCGCACCGAGCAGGTCGTGGCCAAGCAAGAGAAACTGGTGCACGAGCAGCCGGTGCGCATCGAGCCCGCCATCACAGTGGTGCCCCGCTCCGACCGCGCCGAGAAAGAAAAGCAGCAGTCGCTGTTCGCGCCCCCGGCCGGCGAGACCGACCTGCCCGCTCTGGGCCTGCTGGATCCGCCGCAGGGCAACCAGGAAACCGTCTCGGCCGAGACCATCGAATTCACCTCGCGCCTCATCGAGAAGAAGCTGGCCGACTTCGGCGTATCCGTGGTGGTGGTGTCGGCCCAGGCCGGCCCCGTCATCACGCGCTACGAGATCGAACCCGCCACCGGGGTCAAGGGCAGCCAGATCGTCAACCTGGCCAAGGACCTGGCCCGCGCCCTCAGCCTGGTCAGCATCCGGGTGGTGGAAACCATTCCCGGCAAGAACCTGATGGGCCTCGAACTGCCCAATCCGCGGCGCCAGATGGTGAAGCTGTCCGAAATCCTGGGCTCGCAGACCTATCACGCCAGCCAGTCGGTGCTGACCATGGCGCTGGGCAAGGACATCGCGGGCAACCCGGTGGTGGCCGACCTGGCCAAGATGCCGCACCTGCTGGTGGCCGGCACGACCGGCTCGGGCAAGTCGGTGGGCATCAACGCGATGATCCTGTCGCTGCTGTACAAGGCCGACGCCGCGCACACCCGGCTCATCCTCATCGACCCCAAGATGCTCGAAATGAGCGTCTACGAAGGCATCCCGCACCTGCTGGCCCCGGTGGTCACCGACATGCGGCAGGCCGCCAACGCGCTGAACTGGTGCGTGGGCGAGATGGAAAAGCGCTATCGCCTGATGAGCAAGATGGGCGTGCGCAACCTGGCCGGCTACAACGCCAAGATCCGCGACGCCATCAAGCGCGAAGAGCCCATCCCCAACCCCTTCTCGCTCACGCCCGACCAGCCCGAGCCGCTGGCCGAGATGCCCATGATCGTCGTGGTCATCGACGAGCTGGCCGACCTGATGATGGTGGTGGGCAAGAAGATCGAAGAGCTCATCGCCCGCCTGGCCCAGAAAGCGCGCGCCGCCGGCATCCACCTGATCCTGGCCACGCAGCGGCCCAGCGTCGACGTCATCACGGGCCTGATCAAGGCCAACATCCCCACGCGCATCGCGTTCCAGGTCTCGTCCAAGATCGACTCGCGCACCATTCTCGACCAGATGGGCGCCGAAACCCTGCTGGGCCAAGGCGACATGCTGTACATGCCGCCGGGAACGGGCCTGCCGGTACGCGTGCACGGGGCCTTCGTGCATGACGACGAGGTGCACCGCGTGGTCGAATCGCTTAAGGCGCAGGGCGAGCCCAACTACATCGAAGGCCTGCTCGAGGGCGGCGCCGAGGGCGACGGCGGCGAAGGCGCCAGCAGCGTCACCGGCATCGGCGGCGATGCGGAATCCGACCCCATGTACGACCAGGCCTGCGAAGTGGTGCTGAAGCACCGCCGCGCCTCGATCTCGCTGGTGCAGCGCCACCTGCGCATCGGCTACAACCGCGCGGCGCGCCTGCTGGAACAGATGGAGCAGTCCGGCATGGTGTCGGCCATGCAGTCCAACGGCAACCGGGAGATCCTGGTGCCGGCGCGCGAGGGCGAGGAAGCATGA
- the trxB gene encoding thioredoxin-disulfide reductase, with the protein MSTPKHAKVLILGSGPAGYTAAVYAARANLKPLLVTGLAQGGQLMTTTEVDNWPADVHGVQGPDLMQRFQQHAERFETEIVFDHIAKVDLSQRPYTLTGDTGKLYTCDALIIATGASAKYLGLPSESAFMGRGVSGCATCDGFFYRNKDVVVVGGGNTAVEEALYLSNICRKVTLIHRRDKFRAEPILVDKLMDKVTNGNMELKLFHTLEEVLGDDGGVTGVRIRHTDTGATEDLEVAGCFIAIGHQPNTEIFAGHLEMKDGYIVTQSGLNGMATMTSVPGVFAAGDVQDHVYRQAITSAATGCMAALDAQRWLDNAGH; encoded by the coding sequence ATGTCCACGCCCAAGCACGCAAAAGTCCTGATCCTCGGGTCCGGTCCGGCCGGCTACACCGCCGCCGTGTACGCCGCCCGGGCCAACCTGAAACCCCTGCTCGTCACCGGCCTGGCCCAGGGCGGCCAGCTGATGACCACCACCGAGGTCGACAACTGGCCCGCCGACGTCCACGGCGTCCAGGGCCCCGACCTGATGCAGCGCTTCCAGCAGCACGCCGAGCGCTTCGAAACCGAGATCGTCTTCGACCACATCGCCAAGGTCGACCTGTCGCAGCGGCCCTACACGCTTACCGGAGACACCGGCAAGCTGTACACCTGCGACGCCCTGATCATCGCCACCGGCGCTTCGGCCAAGTACCTGGGCCTGCCGTCCGAATCGGCCTTCATGGGCCGCGGCGTGTCCGGCTGCGCCACCTGCGACGGCTTCTTCTACCGCAACAAGGACGTGGTCGTGGTCGGCGGCGGCAACACCGCCGTCGAGGAAGCGTTGTACCTGTCCAACATCTGCCGCAAGGTCACGCTGATCCACCGCCGCGACAAGTTCCGCGCCGAGCCCATCCTGGTCGACAAGCTGATGGACAAGGTAACGAACGGCAACATGGAACTGAAGCTGTTCCACACGCTGGAAGAAGTGCTGGGCGACGACGGCGGCGTCACTGGCGTGCGCATCCGGCACACCGACACCGGCGCCACCGAAGACCTGGAAGTGGCCGGCTGCTTCATCGCCATCGGCCACCAGCCCAACACCGAGATCTTCGCCGGCCACCTCGAGATGAAGGACGGCTACATCGTCACGCAGAGCGGCCTGAACGGCATGGCCACCATGACCTCGGTGCCAGGCGTGTTCGCCGCCGGCGACGTGCAGGACCACGTGTACCGCCAGGCCATCACCAGCGCGGCCACGGGCTGCATGGCCGCCCTGGACGCGCAGCGCTGGCTGGACAATGCGGGGCACTAA